A region of the Vanrija pseudolonga chromosome 2, complete sequence genome:
CGCCCCTACGTGGGACCCACCATTCCATGTCGAGATGAGCTCGTACACCAGGTGCAACATGTCTTCGACACCGAGGACGAAGCCCACGAGGTTGGCCGACATCATGAGGAGGATattgacgacgccgccggcagccgcgACGTGGCGGTACCACCACTCGCCACCGTACTTGTTGTCAGCTACGACAAAGAGGCCTCTAGCTTACCTTGGACGCTGGAACGAGGAAGCGGCCAATGAGCTCGGGAAGAATGAACAGGCTGACGAGCCAGCCCCATGCCAGGAGCTTGAACGAGAGGTCGTGCCACAGCGCGACGAACGTGAACACGGTAAGCGTCGCGAGGATCATGTTCTTCGCGCCACCGAGAGGGATGTAGATGTACCTGACAACCCAAAGGTTGTAGCTTCTGTGCCACGAGCGCCAGAAGCCGAGGGTCGAGAAGTTGTTTGCGACGCAGCGGATCATGTTCTCTGGTGGGTCGATACCGTCGAACAGCGACCAGAGGCGGAAGAAGCGCCACGGGATGAGGAGCTGATGGGTTAGTCCTCAAAGACGCTCGGGAACCCACCTTCAGCCAAACGATGACCAGATTCCAGAAACCAATCATGCTGAGGTCGGCCGGGCTGGCGCCCTGCCACGCGCGCGTGTCCTTGATGGCCGTGACGTACATCGTGTGGAGGATGCTCTCCATCGTGAGTAGGCAGAACACGAACCGAACGGCATACGAGATGCGTTCGCGCGTGGTGATGTCGAGCGGGCGGTGCAGCTGCCACATGAAGTCCTGGAACGTGAGGATCGGGCCGGCGATGTAGAGCGGCGGGTACAGGGCATACGCGATGAAGTTGACGAGGTTGTAGTCTGACTCTTGAAGCGACGAGCCCGTCCGTCCTCTGTGATCTGTtgggggcgacgacggcggcgcggcgcgccagtgGTAGTCGACGGCGAAGCTCACGATCCGCAGCATGGTGATGTTGAAGCCAATGTGCCAGCGGGGCAGGATGCCAgtcagcgcgtcgaggtcgccaaggGCAGAGTGCAGCGCGCCAAACTTGTATCCGTCAAACTTCCAGTTGGCGAACAGGATGGCCATGttggcgacgatgacgatggcgGGCCAGAAACGCTCGATACCAGGCGGTTTTgtcgccttggccgcgtAGTAGTTGCCCACGAGGATCGCGAGCACCTTgaacacgccgacgccgtgcagGACTGTGAGCATGACAAGGGCGAACGCCGCGATGAACCGCGCACGCTTGTCGGCGTCACTCCAGCCCGCCCTGCGGACCAGATGCGAGGGGACAAGGAACGCGATggagaggagggcgagcgagcccagGTTGTTGCGGAAGTTGCGATACTGTCCGTCGCTTGCGTCCTGCCATCATCAGCTGCTGCGTCTCACGGCCCTCACGCACCACCTGGCGCCCATACATCCACCCAGGGGACAGCTTGTGTGCGTACGTCCAGTAGTTCTGGTTACTCGCTGCGCATGTCAGCACTGGCATGGCCAACACACCCACATGTGCTTAGTCGCATGGGCCAGTAGACGAGCAGCGGCACGACGAGAACAAACAACACGTAGTAGGCGTAGAACTCGGGCGTGCGCcagcgcgggggcggcggctcgtcggtcgcgcggcgcgtgttgCCCGGCGTCGAGACGGTCAGGTCGGTCACGTTGCAATTCTTGTGGTCGGCGTGCGacgcggggtcgacgacctcgaacGCGCCGTGCGGGCCGCGATGCGAGGGGATCAtggtgctcgctgcgctcgaggagcgggATGCGCGCAGGCGGGTGGGCGAtaggggcggcggcggcgatgtgCGGGGCGAGGCAGTCGGTGTCTGGGTATATGTAGGTGTTAGGAGTTGCGCGGGGCCGCGCATCGCGCAACAAAACTCACCCTCGCGCGAAGCATTGTCCTCTTAGCAGCTGCTGTTGCCCATGGCCGTGTGGGAGGTGTGAGGTGGGAGGATGCAAGAGTGTCGAGGGTGTTGAAGATTGTTAGTGAGTTTCCGGTTAAGCAAGCCGTCCGTGGCTGTGGCGTTCGTTGTGTGG
Encoded here:
- the GUP1 gene encoding Glycerol uptake protein 1, which produces MLRARTPTASPRTSPPPPLSPTRLRASRSSSAASTMIPSHRGPHGAFEVVDPASHADHKNCNVTDLTVSTPGNTRRATDEPPPPRWRTPEFYAYYVLFVLVVPLLVYWPMRLSTSSNQNYWTYAHKLSPGWMYGRQVDASDGQYRNFRNNLGSLALLSIAFLVPSHLVRRAGWSDADKRARFIAAFALVMLTVLHGVGVFKVLAILVGNYYAAKATKPPGIERFWPAIVIVANMAILFANWKFDGYKFGALHSALGDLDALTGILPRWHIGFNITMLRIVSFAVDYHWRAAPPSSPPTDHRGRTGSSLQESDYNLVNFIAYALYPPLYIAGPILTFQDFMWQLHRPLDITTRERISYAVRFVFCLLTMESILHTMYVTAIKDTRAWQGASPADLSMIGFWNLVIVWLKLLIPWRFFRLWSLFDGIDPPENMIRCVANNFSTLGFWRSWHRSYNLWVVRYIYIPLGGAKNMILATLTVFTFVALWHDLSFKLLAWGWLVSLFILPELIGRFLVPASKYGGEWWYRHVAAAGGVVNILLMMSANLVGFVLGVEDMLHLVYELISTWNGWAFFIFASSCLFVGVQVMFEYREEEARRGIDRRC